In Erigeron canadensis isolate Cc75 chromosome 1, C_canadensis_v1, whole genome shotgun sequence, a single window of DNA contains:
- the LOC122579196 gene encoding glutathione S-transferase T1-like — protein MSLKIYCDRMSQPSRAILIFSKMNGLDFEEITIKIFEGQQHTPEYKEINPMSQVPTIVHGDFRLFESHAILIYLCSAFPQVASHWYPSDIHERAKVHSVLDWHHSNLRRGSVGVLTNLMLLPLRGAPLDTKATEEAEKTLEKSLSIIESFWLKDGPFLVGRSQPSIADLCLISEIMELQLLSERDHERILSPYKKVSKWIEDTKKATAPYFDEIHQDLLIAQKGFREQLENLGKTN, from the exons ATGTCACTCAAAATATATTGTGATCGGATGTCCCAACCATCTCGTGCAATTCTCATCTTCTCCAA GATGAATGGGTTAGACTTTGAGGAAATAACTATAAAAATCTTTGAAGGCCAGCAACACACCCCTGAATATAAAG AAATAAATCCCATGTCTCAAGTTCCAACTATAGTTCATGGAGACTTTAGGCTGTTTGAgag TCATGCTATTCTTATCTACTTATGCTCCGCATTTCCGCAAGTGGCTAGTCACTG GTATCCGAGTGATATACACGAAAGAGCTAAAGTCCACTCGGTCTTAGACTGGCATCATTCGAATTTGCGTCGTGGTTCAG ttggagttcttacgaacttaatgCTTTTACCGCTGAGAGGCGCCCCTTTAGACACTAAAGCAACCGAAGAAGCTGAGAAGACGCTTGAGAAGTCCTTGTCTATAATAGAAAGTTTTTGGCTAAAAGATGGACCCTTTTTGGTTGGAAGATCTCAACCATCAATAGCAGATCTCTGCTTAATTTCTGAAATCATGGAACTTCAG CTTCTGAGTGAGAGAGACCATGAGCGGATATTAAGCCCTTACAAGAAAGTTTCTAAATGGATCGAAGATACAAAGAAGGCGACCGCACCTTATTTTGATGAAATTCACCAGGATCTCTTAATTGCCCAAAAAGGATTTAGAGAGCAATTGGAAAATCTAGGAAAAACAAACTGA